In Streptomyces sp. NBC_01381, a genomic segment contains:
- the purE gene encoding 5-(carboxyamino)imidazole ribonucleotide mutase translates to MSTSPVSPVVGIVMGSDSDWPVMEAAAKALDEFEIPYEVDVVSAHRMPREMIAYGEQAADRGIKAIIAGAGGAAHLPGMLASVTPLPVIGVPVPLKYLDGMDSLLSIVQMPAGVPVATVSVGGARNAGLLAARILAAHDPELLARMREFQQELNEQATEKGKRLRAKVEGAGSGFGFGSGK, encoded by the coding sequence ATGAGCACGTCTCCTGTGTCTCCCGTAGTCGGCATCGTCATGGGCTCGGACTCCGACTGGCCCGTCATGGAGGCGGCGGCCAAGGCGCTCGACGAGTTCGAGATCCCCTACGAGGTCGACGTCGTCTCCGCGCACCGCATGCCGCGCGAGATGATCGCGTACGGCGAGCAGGCGGCCGACCGCGGCATCAAGGCGATCATCGCGGGCGCGGGCGGTGCGGCGCACCTGCCGGGCATGCTCGCCTCGGTGACCCCGCTCCCCGTCATCGGAGTCCCCGTCCCGCTGAAGTACCTGGACGGCATGGACAGCCTCCTCTCCATCGTGCAGATGCCGGCCGGAGTCCCCGTGGCGACGGTGTCGGTCGGCGGCGCGCGCAATGCGGGCCTCCTCGCGGCCCGCATCCTCGCCGCTCACGACCCCGAACTCCTCGCGCGTATGCGGGAGTTCCAGCAGGAGCTGAACGAGCAGGCCACGGAGAAGGGCAAGCGGCTTCGGGCCAAGGTCGAAGGCGCGGGTTCCGGTTTCGGCTTCGGCTCGGGAAAGTAA
- a CDS encoding dipeptidase, whose amino-acid sequence MTSLDSASLDDARSLLADFPVVDGHNDLPWALREKAGYDIDRLDIAADQTGSLHTDIARLRAGGVGAQFWSVYVRTDLTGDAAVSATLEQIDCVEQLLARHPSDLARALTAADMEKARTEGRIASLMGAEGGHSINNSLATLRALHALGVRYMTLTHNDNIAWADSATDEPGVGGLSAFGREVVREMNRTGMLVDLSHVAATTMRAALDTSVAPVIFSHSSSRAVCDHPRNIPDDVLERLSANGGVAMATFVPKFVLQAAVDWTAAADENMRAHGFHHLDTTPEAMKVHAAFEESTPRPIATVSTVADHLDHMREVAGVDHIGIGGDYDGTAFTPDGLDDVAGYPNLIAELLDRGWSRADLAKLTWQNAVRVLAAAEDVARDIQSRRGPSVATLEQLDA is encoded by the coding sequence ATGACTTCTCTGGACAGTGCCTCTCTGGATGATGCCCGTTCCCTCCTCGCCGACTTCCCGGTGGTCGACGGCCACAACGACCTGCCGTGGGCGCTGCGCGAGAAGGCGGGTTACGACATCGACCGCCTCGACATCGCGGCCGACCAGACGGGCAGCCTCCACACGGACATCGCCCGCCTGCGGGCGGGCGGTGTCGGCGCGCAGTTCTGGTCGGTGTACGTCCGCACGGACCTGACCGGCGACGCGGCGGTCAGCGCGACGCTCGAACAGATCGACTGCGTCGAGCAGTTGCTGGCGCGCCATCCCTCGGATCTGGCCCGCGCTCTGACGGCCGCGGACATGGAGAAGGCCCGCACCGAGGGCCGTATCGCGTCCTTGATGGGCGCGGAGGGCGGCCACTCGATCAACAACTCCCTTGCCACGCTGCGGGCGTTGCACGCGCTGGGCGTCCGCTACATGACCCTGACGCACAACGACAACATCGCGTGGGCGGACTCGGCGACGGACGAGCCGGGCGTCGGGGGCCTGTCGGCCTTCGGCCGTGAGGTGGTTCGGGAGATGAACCGCACGGGCATGCTCGTGGACCTCTCGCACGTGGCGGCGACGACGATGCGGGCGGCACTGGACACGTCCGTGGCACCCGTGATCTTCTCCCACTCCTCTTCGCGAGCGGTGTGCGACCACCCGCGCAACATCCCGGACGACGTCCTGGAGCGCCTGTCGGCGAACGGCGGCGTGGCGATGGCGACGTTCGTCCCCAAGTTCGTCCTCCAGGCGGCGGTGGACTGGACCGCGGCGGCCGACGAGAACATGCGGGCGCACGGCTTCCACCACCTGGACACGACGCCGGAGGCGATGAAGGTCCACGCGGCCTTCGAGGAGTCGACCCCGCGCCCCATCGCGACGGTCTCCACGGTGGCGGACCACCTCGACCACATGCGCGAGGTGGCGGGCGTCGACCACATCGGCATCGGCGGCGACTACGACGGCACGGCGTTCACGCCGGACGGCCTCGACGACGTCGCGGGCTACCCGAACCTGATCGCGGAACTCCTCGACCGCGGCTGGTCCCGGGCCGACCTCGCGAAGCTGACGTGGCAGAACGCGGTACGGGTCCTTGCCGCCGCGGAGGACGTGGCACGGGACATCCAGTCCCGCCGGGGCCCGTCGGTGGCGACGCTGGAGCAGCTGGACGCCTGA
- a CDS encoding acyl-CoA dehydrogenase, translated as MAGSADFDLYRPSEEHDMLRDAIRSLSEAKIAPFAAAVDEEARFPQEALDALVANDLHAVHVPESYGGAGADALATVIVIEEVARVCASSSLIPAVNKLGSLPVILSGSEELKKKYMSPLAKGDGMFSYCLSEPDAGSDAAGMKTKAVRDGDEWVLNGVKRWITNAGVSEYYTVMAVTDPTKRSKGISAFVVEKSDPGVSFGAPEKKLGIKGSPTREVYFDNVRIPADRMIGEEGTGFATAMKTLDHTRITIAAQALGIAQGALDYAKGYVKERKQFGKPIAEFQGVQFMLADMAMKIEAARQLTYAAAAKSERGDADLTFQGAAAKCFASDVAMEVTTDAVQLLGGYGYTRDYPVERMMRDAKITQIYEGTNQVQRIVMARNLP; from the coding sequence TTGGCCGGATCGGCTGATTTCGACCTGTACCGCCCGTCCGAGGAGCACGACATGCTCCGCGACGCGATCCGTTCGCTGTCCGAGGCGAAGATCGCACCGTTCGCCGCGGCAGTCGACGAGGAGGCCCGCTTCCCGCAGGAGGCGCTCGACGCCCTCGTCGCCAATGACCTGCACGCGGTGCACGTACCGGAGAGCTACGGCGGCGCGGGCGCCGACGCGCTCGCCACGGTCATCGTGATCGAGGAGGTGGCGCGAGTCTGCGCCTCGTCCTCGCTCATCCCCGCGGTGAACAAGCTGGGCTCCCTCCCCGTGATCCTCTCCGGCTCCGAGGAGCTGAAGAAGAAGTACATGTCGCCGCTCGCCAAGGGCGACGGCATGTTCTCGTACTGCCTGAGCGAGCCCGACGCGGGCTCGGACGCGGCCGGCATGAAGACGAAGGCCGTCCGTGACGGGGACGAGTGGGTCCTCAACGGCGTGAAGCGCTGGATCACCAACGCGGGTGTGAGCGAGTACTACACGGTCATGGCCGTCACTGACCCGACCAAGCGCTCGAAGGGCATCTCCGCCTTCGTCGTCGAGAAGTCGGACCCGGGCGTCTCCTTCGGCGCCCCGGAGAAGAAGCTCGGCATCAAGGGCTCGCCGACCCGCGAGGTCTACTTCGACAACGTTCGCATCCCCGCCGACCGCATGATCGGCGAGGAAGGCACCGGCTTCGCCACGGCGATGAAGACCCTGGACCACACCCGCATCACGATCGCGGCCCAGGCACTCGGCATCGCGCAGGGCGCGCTCGACTACGCCAAGGGGTACGTCAAGGAGCGCAAGCAGTTCGGCAAGCCGATCGCGGAGTTCCAGGGCGTCCAGTTCATGCTCGCGGACATGGCCATGAAGATCGAGGCGGCACGTCAGCTGACGTACGCGGCGGCGGCGAAGTCCGAGCGCGGCGACGCCGACCTCACCTTCCAGGGTGCGGCGGCGAAGTGCTTCGCATCCGATGTCGCCATGGAGGTCACCACGGACGCCGTCCAGCTGCTCGGCGGCTACGGCTACACCCGTGACTACCCCGTCGAGCGGATGATGCGCGACGCGAAGATCACGCAGATCTACGAGGGCACGAACCAGGTCCAGCGGATCGTGATGGCCCGCAACCTTCCCTAG
- a CDS encoding UDP-glucose/GDP-mannose dehydrogenase family protein: MALKITVIGTGYLGATHAAAMAELGFEVLGLDVVPEKIEMLQRGEVPMYEPGLEELLRKHVAGIEGSSGRLRFTMDFAEVAAFGDVHFVCVNTPQKHGEYACDMSYVDSAFAQLAPHLTRPALVVGKSTVPVGSADRLARELAAAAPVGADAELAWNPEFLREGLAVQDTLHPDRIVVGVRSTHAEKLLREVYAGPVGEGSPFVVTDFPTAELVKTSANSFLATKISFINAMAEVCEAAGGDVVKLAEALGYDDRIGKKFLRAGIGFGGGCLPKDIRAFMARAGELGADQALTFLREIDSINMRRRGQMVEMAREALGGGSFLGKRVAVLGATFKPDSDDVRDSPALNVAGQIHLQGGQVTVYDPKGMANARRLFPTLGYAETAVEAVRGADVVLHLTEWREFRELDPEALGEVASNRLILDGRNALDPGVWRAASWTYRAMGRPSA; this comes from the coding sequence ATGGCCCTCAAGATCACCGTGATCGGCACCGGCTATCTCGGCGCCACGCACGCCGCGGCCATGGCCGAGCTCGGCTTCGAGGTGCTCGGGCTCGATGTCGTGCCCGAGAAGATCGAAATGCTGCAGCGGGGCGAGGTCCCGATGTACGAGCCCGGCCTGGAGGAGCTGCTGCGCAAGCATGTCGCCGGGATCGAGGGGTCGAGCGGGCGCCTGCGCTTCACCATGGACTTCGCCGAGGTCGCCGCCTTCGGCGACGTCCACTTCGTCTGCGTGAACACTCCGCAGAAGCACGGCGAGTACGCCTGTGACATGAGCTACGTCGACAGCGCCTTCGCGCAGCTCGCCCCGCATCTGACGCGGCCCGCCCTTGTCGTCGGCAAGTCGACCGTGCCGGTCGGTTCCGCGGACCGCCTCGCGCGCGAGCTGGCCGCCGCCGCTCCGGTCGGCGCGGACGCCGAGCTGGCCTGGAACCCGGAGTTCCTGCGGGAGGGCCTCGCCGTGCAGGACACGCTGCACCCGGACCGCATCGTCGTCGGCGTACGCAGCACGCACGCGGAGAAGCTGCTGCGCGAGGTGTACGCGGGTCCGGTCGGCGAGGGCTCGCCCTTCGTCGTGACGGACTTCCCGACCGCCGAGCTCGTGAAGACCTCCGCGAACTCCTTCCTCGCCACGAAGATCTCCTTCATCAACGCGATGGCGGAGGTCTGCGAGGCGGCGGGCGGCGATGTCGTGAAGCTGGCGGAGGCGCTCGGGTACGACGACCGGATCGGCAAGAAGTTCCTGCGGGCCGGTATTGGTTTTGGTGGTGGCTGTCTGCCGAAGGACATCCGGGCCTTCATGGCGCGGGCCGGGGAGCTGGGCGCCGACCAGGCGCTGACCTTCCTCCGCGAGATCGACTCCATCAACATGCGGCGGCGCGGCCAGATGGTCGAGATGGCGCGCGAGGCGCTGGGCGGCGGGTCGTTCCTGGGCAAGCGGGTCGCCGTCCTCGGCGCCACGTTCAAGCCCGACTCGGACGACGTCCGTGACTCGCCCGCGCTGAACGTCGCCGGGCAGATCCACCTCCAGGGCGGTCAGGTCACGGTGTACGACCCCAAGGGCATGGCGAACGCGCGGCGCCTCTTCCCGACGCTGGGGTACGCGGAGACCGCGGTGGAGGCGGTCAGAGGCGCGGACGTGGTCCTGCACCTCACGGAGTGGCGAGAATTTCGAGAGCTGGACCCGGAGGCCCTCGGCGAGGTGGCTTCCAACCGGCTCATCCTGGACGGCCGCAACGCCCTGGACCCGGGAGTCTGGCGCGCGGCGAGCTGGACGTACCGGGCGATGGGCAGGCCGTCGGCCTAG
- a CDS encoding TIR domain-containing protein — MGHARPQAAFRRCDLTGGIAAMPYEIFISYSRAASGIGDEVLHILEERLPYKGAVFIDRETIPGGSLWWEKITNALDEVRYLLLLGTREAMAKPQFIRKELAEARKRNVTIVPVEFDAGAIELLLGEADTHYLTSPRHNGRCGDVTGLERALRRSLVQRVVDSLESRRRAATAWAGQHLPYPSFWEYAWDTLVPDTGAVALVAPGGRGKSVVAAHFIDRIRAATNVYPFLIEGSVAARDADVLPQELGARSANDLPGHLQSLQRGHGKQVVFIVDALDQIPPGDDPKHIRGIELLRLLHASCDRLLITCRDDVWAAAYAPSLHFPVHELGELDERVVARILHSHDISREAMDNRLLRTPFFLDLALRRAAVWDSIPTAETSFFRRLFRDSSEEGGPVPQASRRRKQAVLTALAESQLHAMTYEVPRASVHERSDLAEVDFAQAVARLKDDRLLVERRSVLRLSHDLLDAHAVASVVYGVADRNAAARELCGHMEQEIGWPVGSMLVQLAHEQHSETLLRTLFTEFLGILDRKNDGDVCMARAWGVTYVLRQRLPLLLPLVLETLDGPLVQRSGPGSTPSAVGPRPCVTQEAASSLASAFGGLEAGDVADAPRVVPVLAGGLDKFRLKARFVEALAKYRTTEVRNELTRRGNCEFAHRTDLPFLGYIAQGLRGFDPDEATTELLERIIDDPSIDPVTRRRAHETLHAHDGRPEPERDETEVVEGLRIADKIGPYSDWDVVREYASYVRDEATRGRRFGPNVIGALINCFQHQMSYVGYPVAVALGCFDDDAARDALLEQLLRDVLTAEVREACLRALQQQFDRTTGEPLGRRTFTFQLLYAAHIARHRGAEAVARGLVAIAGASNETDALDVLPHEPTQSPVTLAVQIESGPSATPVDPALHRLDGPVDGPGLEHKYRFTSIGLRPDSRVLEVSLAPTSWREARRFHVALRQDPGCARHTDHRHAEANSHRWVRPVPLGDTVLPGIACVHCIVLSSDERVLVTQRNAQASYAPGHWSASFEEQLNQHDIAAHPDPFTHAACRGFREEFGAEVRPGRVTPLSVVIEIGLLNLALTMLVRPQLTAHEIERRWRDDAEDRWEAQALDWLPIRSTTLDSHTPQHPTTALRWAMLRRWLTTHAA; from the coding sequence GTGGGGCATGCTCGTCCACAAGCCGCGTTTCGACGCTGCGATTTAACCGGAGGCATCGCCGCCATGCCGTACGAGATCTTCATCAGTTACAGCAGGGCAGCCTCCGGGATCGGCGACGAGGTCCTGCACATACTGGAGGAGCGACTCCCCTACAAAGGCGCCGTCTTCATCGACCGCGAGACGATTCCCGGCGGCAGCCTCTGGTGGGAGAAAATCACCAATGCGCTCGATGAAGTTCGCTACCTGCTCCTCCTCGGCACCCGGGAGGCGATGGCCAAGCCTCAGTTCATCCGCAAGGAGCTGGCAGAGGCTCGGAAACGGAACGTGACGATAGTTCCAGTGGAATTCGACGCCGGGGCAATCGAGTTGCTGCTCGGTGAAGCGGACACCCACTATCTCACCAGCCCCCGGCACAACGGCCGATGCGGTGATGTCACAGGGCTGGAGCGAGCCCTGCGCCGCTCTCTCGTCCAGCGTGTCGTGGACAGCCTGGAGTCACGTCGCCGGGCTGCCACGGCCTGGGCCGGGCAACACCTGCCGTACCCCTCCTTCTGGGAGTACGCGTGGGACACACTCGTTCCGGACACCGGAGCTGTCGCTCTCGTTGCTCCGGGAGGACGTGGCAAGTCTGTGGTCGCAGCTCATTTCATCGACCGGATCCGCGCCGCCACGAACGTGTATCCGTTCCTGATCGAGGGCTCCGTCGCGGCACGCGACGCTGATGTTCTCCCGCAAGAGCTTGGAGCGCGGTCCGCAAACGATCTACCCGGACATCTGCAGTCGCTGCAACGTGGGCACGGCAAGCAAGTGGTCTTCATCGTCGACGCCCTCGACCAGATCCCGCCCGGCGACGACCCCAAGCACATCCGCGGCATCGAGCTGCTGAGACTTCTGCACGCCTCCTGCGACAGGCTTCTGATCACCTGCCGGGACGACGTGTGGGCTGCCGCCTACGCCCCCTCGCTGCACTTCCCCGTCCATGAACTGGGCGAGCTCGACGAACGCGTCGTCGCCCGCATCCTGCACTCACACGACATCTCTCGTGAAGCGATGGACAACAGGCTGCTGCGCACCCCGTTCTTCCTCGATCTGGCTCTTCGCCGTGCCGCGGTCTGGGACTCCATCCCCACCGCCGAAACCTCCTTCTTCCGGCGGCTGTTCCGCGATTCTTCCGAGGAAGGCGGGCCAGTTCCCCAGGCGTCCAGGCGCCGCAAGCAGGCCGTACTCACCGCACTCGCCGAGTCACAACTGCACGCGATGACGTACGAGGTGCCGCGAGCGTCCGTCCACGAACGGAGCGACCTCGCCGAAGTCGACTTCGCGCAAGCGGTTGCCCGGCTCAAGGACGACAGACTTCTCGTGGAGCGGCGGTCCGTGCTGCGCCTCAGTCACGACCTCCTCGATGCCCATGCGGTGGCGAGCGTCGTGTACGGCGTGGCCGACCGGAACGCGGCCGCGCGCGAGCTGTGCGGTCACATGGAGCAGGAGATCGGCTGGCCGGTCGGGTCGATGTTGGTCCAACTGGCGCACGAGCAGCACTCCGAGACGCTGCTGCGCACGCTGTTCACCGAGTTCCTCGGCATCCTGGACCGCAAGAATGACGGGGACGTGTGCATGGCGCGGGCCTGGGGCGTCACGTACGTGCTGCGCCAACGGCTCCCGCTCCTACTGCCTCTGGTCCTGGAGACACTGGACGGGCCGCTGGTGCAGCGTTCAGGCCCGGGCAGCACCCCCAGCGCCGTCGGTCCCCGTCCTTGTGTCACCCAGGAAGCCGCGAGTTCGCTGGCCTCCGCATTCGGTGGCCTGGAGGCGGGTGACGTGGCGGACGCGCCCCGTGTGGTGCCGGTGCTCGCCGGCGGTCTGGACAAGTTCCGGCTCAAGGCCCGCTTTGTAGAAGCCCTCGCCAAGTACCGCACCACCGAAGTGCGCAACGAGCTCACCCGCAGGGGCAATTGCGAGTTCGCCCATCGCACAGACCTGCCCTTCCTCGGCTACATCGCCCAAGGCTTGCGCGGCTTCGACCCCGACGAGGCCACAACCGAACTCCTGGAGCGCATCATCGACGACCCCAGCATCGACCCGGTCACTCGACGCCGCGCACACGAAACACTGCACGCCCACGACGGTCGACCAGAGCCCGAGCGGGACGAAACGGAGGTCGTGGAGGGACTGCGCATTGCCGACAAGATCGGCCCTTACTCCGACTGGGACGTGGTACGCGAGTACGCCTCCTACGTACGGGACGAGGCGACACGTGGGCGACGCTTCGGCCCGAACGTGATCGGTGCCCTGATCAATTGCTTCCAGCACCAGATGAGTTACGTCGGCTATCCCGTCGCCGTAGCTCTCGGCTGCTTCGACGACGACGCGGCCCGCGACGCCCTCCTCGAGCAGCTGTTGCGGGACGTGCTCACCGCAGAAGTACGGGAAGCCTGTTTGCGCGCCCTGCAGCAGCAGTTCGACCGAACGACCGGCGAGCCACTGGGGCGCCGGACCTTCACGTTCCAACTGCTGTACGCAGCGCATATTGCCCGACACCGTGGCGCGGAGGCTGTGGCCCGCGGTTTGGTCGCGATTGCCGGCGCGAGCAACGAGACGGATGCGCTGGATGTCCTGCCTCACGAGCCGACGCAGAGCCCGGTCACCCTCGCAGTGCAAATAGAGAGCGGCCCTTCCGCGACTCCCGTGGATCCGGCGCTGCACCGCCTCGATGGCCCCGTCGACGGCCCCGGCCTCGAGCACAAGTACCGCTTCACCAGTATCGGCTTACGCCCCGACAGTCGAGTACTGGAGGTTTCGCTCGCTCCGACAAGCTGGAGGGAAGCCAGGCGCTTCCATGTCGCCCTGCGTCAAGATCCAGGCTGCGCGCGCCATACCGACCACCGCCATGCCGAAGCCAACAGTCATCGCTGGGTCAGGCCCGTACCACTCGGTGACACCGTTCTCCCTGGCATAGCGTGCGTCCATTGCATCGTGCTGAGCAGCGACGAGCGAGTGCTCGTAACTCAGCGGAACGCACAGGCCTCTTACGCCCCAGGCCATTGGTCGGCCAGCTTCGAGGAACAGCTCAACCAGCACGACATCGCAGCGCACCCGGACCCCTTCACTCATGCCGCGTGCCGCGGCTTCCGTGAGGAGTTCGGCGCCGAAGTCCGTCCCGGGCGGGTTACGCCCCTCTCCGTCGTCATCGAAATCGGCCTTCTCAACCTCGCTCTGACCATGCTGGTGAGGCCACAGTTGACGGCCCACGAAATTGAGCGACGCTGGCGCGACGACGCCGAGGACCGATGGGAGGCCCAGGCCCTCGACTGGCTCCCCATCCGTTCCACCACGCTCGACAGCCACACACCGCAACACCCCACAACGGCACTGCGCTGGGCGATGTTGCGCCGATGGCTCACCACGCATGCCGCCTGA
- a CDS encoding CGNR zinc finger domain-containing protein: protein MNDRAPAPGGLTLVQALVNTLDLESGADALDTAEGRAPFGLAAGAETVAARELRESLRVACLAHAGHGPHASAPPLSQLLAGAPLLVTVSDADGSASLTPAEPAALASRVAAAIAEAVAAGTWGRLKACEASDCHWAYYDRSPAGRSRWCDMGVCGARAKMRAYRARRAVD, encoded by the coding sequence ATGAATGACAGAGCACCCGCTCCCGGCGGACTCACGCTGGTCCAGGCGCTGGTGAACACACTGGACCTGGAGTCGGGCGCGGACGCACTGGACACGGCGGAGGGGCGGGCGCCCTTCGGGCTCGCTGCGGGGGCGGAGACGGTGGCGGCGCGGGAGCTGCGGGAGTCCCTGCGGGTGGCGTGCCTGGCCCATGCGGGGCACGGACCGCATGCGTCCGCGCCGCCGCTCTCCCAACTCCTCGCAGGGGCACCGCTGTTGGTGACGGTGTCGGATGCCGACGGCTCGGCGTCACTGACCCCCGCGGAGCCCGCCGCCCTCGCCTCCCGCGTGGCGGCGGCCATCGCGGAGGCGGTCGCCGCCGGGACGTGGGGCCGCCTCAAGGCCTGCGAGGCGTCGGACTGCCACTGGGCGTACTACGACCGAAGCCCGGCCGGGCGGAGCCGGTGGTGCGACATGGGGGTGTGCGGGGCTCGGGCGAAGATGCGGGCGTATCGGGCAAGGAGGGCTGTGGACTAG
- a CDS encoding VOC family protein, with amino-acid sequence MPLAKLGVVVLDCPDPLALAGFYAAILGGTPKDDGDGWVDLEGHDGAPLAFQAAPGHVPPQWPSADRSQQFHLDLTVEAAEMDAVEREVLALGATALEASDRSRSFRVYADPAGHPFCLCAC; translated from the coding sequence ATGCCACTCGCCAAGCTCGGCGTCGTCGTACTCGACTGTCCCGACCCCCTCGCCCTCGCCGGCTTCTACGCCGCCATCCTCGGCGGCACCCCCAAGGACGACGGCGACGGCTGGGTCGACCTCGAAGGCCACGACGGGGCGCCCCTCGCCTTCCAGGCGGCACCCGGCCACGTCCCGCCGCAGTGGCCGTCGGCCGACCGCTCGCAGCAGTTCCATCTGGACCTCACTGTGGAAGCCGCGGAGATGGACGCGGTCGAGCGCGAGGTCCTCGCGCTCGGTGCCACCGCGCTGGAGGCATCGGACCGCAGCCGCAGCTTCCGGGTGTACGCGGACCCTGCCGGGCACCCCTTCTGCCTCTGCGCCTGCTGA
- a CDS encoding dipeptidase produces MADLQVELITTAEAGELDQPSIEPSTEPAQPVITVPEAAPASDPDPLPDPLPDPLRHARALLAAHPVADGYSGLSWALRELPWYDLELGETGVDTDVPRLRAGGVGAQFWSAHVPENLSGDRALGVTLEQLDLIKYIVDQHPEGLRLARTASEAVDARHCGRIATLMGPARAAAIGDSLAALRALRDLGLCSLTLSGTPWAGPDGLSPFGEEVVRELNRLGVLPDLSEASEATAYRVLILSRAPALFVRSGALALRDAPGNLSDGLLTALGEAKALCLVPLAAEQTGSSIREVADHLDHVRRLAGPECVGLSGMYDTPATHPEGLADVSRYPHLIAELIERGWPDEELAMLTWGNVQRALRGADFTARATRERQRRQAAAG; encoded by the coding sequence ATGGCAGACCTGCAGGTCGAACTCATCACCACCGCCGAGGCCGGAGAGCTGGATCAGCCCTCCATTGAGCCCTCCACGGAGCCCGCCCAACCCGTCATAACCGTGCCTGAAGCGGCCCCCGCGTCAGACCCCGATCCCCTGCCCGACCCCCTGCCGGACCCGCTCCGGCATGCCCGCGCGCTGCTCGCCGCCCACCCCGTCGCCGACGGCTACAGCGGACTGTCCTGGGCGCTGCGCGAACTGCCCTGGTACGACCTGGAGCTCGGCGAAACCGGGGTGGACACCGATGTGCCCCGGCTGCGGGCGGGCGGTGTCGGGGCGCAGTTCTGGTCCGCACACGTCCCGGAGAACCTCAGCGGTGACCGCGCCCTGGGCGTGACCCTCGAACAGCTCGACCTCATCAAGTACATCGTCGACCAACACCCCGAAGGACTGCGGCTCGCCCGCACGGCGTCCGAGGCGGTCGACGCCCGCCACTGCGGCCGCATCGCCACCCTGATGGGCCCGGCGCGCGCCGCGGCGATCGGCGACTCACTGGCCGCGCTGCGGGCGCTGCGCGACCTCGGTCTGTGCTCGCTCACGCTCTCCGGCACGCCATGGGCGGGCCCCGACGGCCTGAGCCCGTTCGGCGAGGAGGTCGTCCGCGAGCTGAACCGGCTCGGGGTGCTCCCCGACCTCTCCGAAGCGTCCGAGGCCACGGCGTACCGGGTGCTCATCCTCTCCAGGGCGCCGGCGCTCTTCGTGCGCTCCGGGGCCCTGGCCCTGCGCGACGCCCCCGGGAACCTCTCCGACGGCCTGCTGACCGCGCTCGGCGAGGCCAAGGCCCTGTGCCTGGTGCCGCTCGCGGCCGAGCAGACGGGTTCCTCGATCCGAGAGGTCGCGGACCACCTCGATCACGTACGCCGTCTCGCGGGCCCGGAGTGCGTCGGCCTCTCGGGCATGTACGACACCCCGGCCACGCACCCCGAGGGCCTGGCCGACGTCTCGCGCTATCCGCATCTCATCGCCGAGCTCATCGAGCGCGGCTGGCCGGATGAGGAGCTCGCGATGCTGACCTGGGGCAACGTCCAACGGGCGCTGCGTGGCGCGGACTTCACCGCGCGGGCGACGCGGGAGCGGCAGCGCCGCCAGGCGGCCGCCGGCTGA